The Arachis ipaensis cultivar K30076 chromosome B07, Araip1.1, whole genome shotgun sequence genome includes a window with the following:
- the LOC107609298 gene encoding MAG2-interacting protein 2 isoform X2 yields MFFHCSVIMIVFNCQLINGVRAGSGSISSGAADKIQLARSEIWNARECLNLYPNSANVKAEADIIDALTVKLPNLGVNILPMQFRQIKDPMEIVKMAITSPTGAYFHVDELIEVARLLGLRSANEIAAVEEAIAREAAVSDSPYKME; encoded by the exons ATGTTTTTCCATTGCAGTGTGATTATGATCGTCTTCAATTGTCAACTAATTAATGGA GTTCGAGCTGGTTCTGGTAGTATTTCTTCTGGGGCTGCTGACAAAATTCAGCTGGCTCGTTCTGAG ATCTGGAATGCTAGAGAATGCCTTAACCTATATCCAAATAGTGCAAATGTCAAGGCAGAGGCAGATATTATTGATGCACTTACAGTTAAGCTTCCCAACCTTGGGGTGAACATTCTGCCCATGCAATTCAGGCAAATAAAAGATCCTATGGAGATTGTGAAAATGGCAATCACAAGTCCAACTGGAGCATATTTTCATGTTGATGAACTTATTGAAGTTGCTAGACTTCTTGGCCTGAGGTCTGCAAATGAAATAGCAGCTGTTGAGGAAGCTATTGCTAGAGAAGCTGCAGTTTCAG ATTCTCCTTACAAGATGGAGTAA
- the LOC107609298 gene encoding MAG2-interacting protein 2 isoform X1, with protein sequence MLQLNSALINAFMTELEPDSPVIQVRAGSGSISSGAADKIQLARSEIWNARECLNLYPNSANVKAEADIIDALTVKLPNLGVNILPMQFRQIKDPMEIVKMAITSPTGAYFHVDELIEVARLLGLRSANEIAAVEEAIAREAAVSDSPYKME encoded by the exons ATGCTTCAACTAAATTCTGCCCTTATCAATGCTTTTATGACAGAACTGGAACCTGATTCTCCGGTTATCCAG GTTCGAGCTGGTTCTGGTAGTATTTCTTCTGGGGCTGCTGACAAAATTCAGCTGGCTCGTTCTGAG ATCTGGAATGCTAGAGAATGCCTTAACCTATATCCAAATAGTGCAAATGTCAAGGCAGAGGCAGATATTATTGATGCACTTACAGTTAAGCTTCCCAACCTTGGGGTGAACATTCTGCCCATGCAATTCAGGCAAATAAAAGATCCTATGGAGATTGTGAAAATGGCAATCACAAGTCCAACTGGAGCATATTTTCATGTTGATGAACTTATTGAAGTTGCTAGACTTCTTGGCCTGAGGTCTGCAAATGAAATAGCAGCTGTTGAGGAAGCTATTGCTAGAGAAGCTGCAGTTTCAG ATTCTCCTTACAAGATGGAGTAA
- the LOC107609298 gene encoding MAG2-interacting protein 2 isoform X3 has product MIVFNCQLINGVRAGSGSISSGAADKIQLARSEIWNARECLNLYPNSANVKAEADIIDALTVKLPNLGVNILPMQFRQIKDPMEIVKMAITSPTGAYFHVDELIEVARLLGLRSANEIAAVEEAIAREAAVSDSPYKME; this is encoded by the exons ATGATCGTCTTCAATTGTCAACTAATTAATGGA GTTCGAGCTGGTTCTGGTAGTATTTCTTCTGGGGCTGCTGACAAAATTCAGCTGGCTCGTTCTGAG ATCTGGAATGCTAGAGAATGCCTTAACCTATATCCAAATAGTGCAAATGTCAAGGCAGAGGCAGATATTATTGATGCACTTACAGTTAAGCTTCCCAACCTTGGGGTGAACATTCTGCCCATGCAATTCAGGCAAATAAAAGATCCTATGGAGATTGTGAAAATGGCAATCACAAGTCCAACTGGAGCATATTTTCATGTTGATGAACTTATTGAAGTTGCTAGACTTCTTGGCCTGAGGTCTGCAAATGAAATAGCAGCTGTTGAGGAAGCTATTGCTAGAGAAGCTGCAGTTTCAG ATTCTCCTTACAAGATGGAGTAA